TCCTGCATCCTGCAAACGGTCGCGGATTTTGCGTTTCAGGCAAACGTCGGTCATTTCACCAAAGCCGGAAAAGTCGGCGCGTGGGCGATTGCCATTCAAGGGGTCGCCGTTGGGGTTGGCATTTTGTACGCTGATAATCAGGGCGAAGTCGATTTTTTTGGTTAAGCTCATGTTGTTTTCCTTTCAATGTCGGTTATTCGGCAGTTTCGGTTTTCTTTTGTTTGGCGGCTTTGCGCTCGGCTATTTGGCGGGCCAATTCCATTTTTTGGCAGTGGTAACCCAAGAGAAATTCGCCGCTCAATTTGTCGTCGCAAATAAAATCTTCGTTCTGGAACAATTCCATGATTTCGCCGATGGCTTGCGTGCCTATATCTTTGCCGCGGCTGCGCAAGCGGTCTTGATAAGGCTTGAGTGCCAATTCGATATGGCGCCAAGTAGTAAACGGACGCTCGGCAAAGCGCTGCATATAGCGTTCGGCAGTTGTGGCACGTTTTTCTTCAGCCAGATAGAGTGCGTAAGATTCGATGTTTTCGGCCATTGCCAGCAACCTGCCGTACAAATAATCACGCGAACGGTTTTCTTTATCTAATGCCATAGAGTAAGTTCTCCTTTTTTCTAAATCATGATGACGGGCGCGCCAACCTTTGTATAAGGCGCAGGCAACACCGATATTCCGTTCCCATTCCCAATGCTCGTATCCGCTGGGCTGACAGGCTACCTGAAAGCTTTGCCTCACCAGATCATCAGGTATCGGGATCGTTTGCCCGCCCGCAATCACAGGCAGCAAACGGGCGTAAAGCTGTCTTTTGATTTTTCCGTCTTTATCGGCAGATTTACCGTAAATGGTTTCGTAAATGGCATAAGGCGACGGGGGAAGGCACGGCCAAACGATGCGTTTGGCTACCTTTTTGCCTTCTTTCTCTTCATGGCTGTAACGCTGATACCATGAAAAATCGTCCACCCAGGCATCGAGATTAGCGAAGTAATCGGCGGGCAAAAATTCTTGATAATAGGTGAGCGCCATGCGGCCGGGAGTAGCGGAATCAAGCATCAGCAGGGAAACCTGTTGATGCTCATCCAGTTTCGCCCGATAACCATGCAGCTTCTTTTTGATGATGGCCGCAGCCGTCTGCCCAATATTCTCCGACCAGTTTTTGCTGCTCTTTTTTCCGTCAGACGCTGTCTCAACGGATTGGCCATCGTCAGCATCGTCATCCAGATAGCCATAGTTGTCTTGCAAGGGCGAAGGCACGGGTTCGGCGCCAATCGCCCAAGCGACGGTCACTTGGTCGCCGTTGCGGAAGCCTTGACGAGCAATCAGCCAGCGCAGGGCTGCATGGGACTTATGGGAAACTTCCGCAGAAATACTGCTTGCTTGATTAGCTGTTTCGAAACGCCCTCTATAGGTATAACCTTCTTTGTCATTTGAGGAAATAAGTTTGGCTTTATCGCCTGTATAAGTTAATTTAGCAGGATGGCTTTCTCGAGTCTTTTTTTCATTGCCCGTTATGATGCAAAATTGATTATCCAATGTGCTTTGATAGTATCGTCCCCAATCCTGCTGAACCGACTTATTCTCCCACGTTGCAGAAACTAAATCCTTAGGGATCTCAACAGACCAAATCACAAGAGCTTTACGAATTTCAAATCTCCCCTGCTCTTTGGTTAACACATTAAATAATTCAGGCCTCCTCCGCCCTTTATTTTCTTTTTCTATCCAGTTATCCAGCAAATTGCCATTTTCATCCGTTGGAATGATTTTTTCTTTAATCAAATCCCCCAAAACCGTACCTTTGTGTAAATATTTTTGTATAGCAAGCACTTTAGGATTGAAAGTATCAAGACACCACTTATCTAGTTGCTCAATATACAAATTAAAAATCAAGTCTTCTTTTTTAATTTTGACTTTTTTCTTTTTACCGTTTTCCCCTTCTATTTCTTGAACTTTCTCCTTGCTATACGTCAGCCCCAAGTCTCTTGCAATATACTGCAAGCTATCTGCTAAAGCATGAGGTGCCAAACCGCTTGTCCGCCCTTCAGAGCTTTCCGTAACAGGCAACATTACGATTGGTTTATCTGTTAAAACTTTGGCAGATAAGAAATTACCCTCTCCATCCAAATTAATTTGAATATGGGCAGTTTGAGGGCTATGCCATAGAGGAGCTAGCTTATCCAAATCTAGTAAATCAGGATTTTTTTCAGCCGCTTCATACGTCCGATACAGCTTCTGCATCCAACTCATAATCCCAACTCCTCGGCTTCGGCTTCAACAGGCTTCAGATTCTCACCTCGCTTGAATGGTTTTTCCGGTTTCATGTGGCGGATCAAGCGGGTTTTGAGTTTTTCCGTATCGTTCACGCCTGGAAAGACAATTTCCCCATTTTGCATTTGGGCGCGCCAAAAACGGCTAACCAATTCATGGTTGCCGGTTTCTTCAGGATAACCGAAGCTGTGGAACATCAAGCCGAAATCAAGATGATGCTCGCCGAGTTTTTCAACATCATAAGCCCCTTCGCCACTGCCGAATTCACATGGCTCAACATAGCCCTGGCAGTCGCGCGTACCAAGGAAAATGTCCTGTCGCCCGCCGCGCTCCAGCATACGCTTGGCAATCGCCATATGTTTGCCCACCACACGATCCTGTGCCAATTCCGGCCAATTCTCGTTCCATTCAAAATGCGCTTCCACTTGATATTCCACATCCTGCAAAAAGGTGTAAATCGCCAGCGTATTGCCACCGTTCCAATCCAAAGGCTTGGTGGATTTGCTTTGTGTGCGAATAGGCTTCATCACGCGGATGCGGTCGATATGCCAAATCAAGGTGGGCTTCCAGTAAATGCTTTTGACAATGCCTTTAATGGCTTCGTAAGTCGGCACTTGGTAGCTGAATTTCTCGCCGCCGATTTTGGTTACCGGGTCGGTAAACAGCGCCTGCCGCCCCCAAACGCGGAAACTGATTTGATTGTTTCTCATAACGCTCCTCTTTAATAATTCAAGCACTCCATCATCCCAACTTTATCTACCGACAAGCCGTATTGATTGAGGTAATAACCTTGTTCAAGATAATACACGCCTGTATCAGCGATAGGATGTATGGCGCCCTTTTCTTCCAGCTTTCGCCAAACATGGGGAAAAACATTCACACTATACTGCTGCGCTTGGCGCAGATAGTCATAAAAAGCTTTTGGCTCATATTCGCCGCACAATTTTGCAATCAAGCGGCGTCCTTTGCAGCCATAGGGCACAATCAAGGCTTGGGTTGGCGCATCGATGGCTTGAAACGCCCGTCCGGCGCTTTTGAAAGACTGCATCAATAAAGGAAACTGCTTTTCTTGCCTGCGCACATTATTTTTTTCGCCATAAGCGTTGCAGTGATTGTCACTCAGCCAATCCAGCAGGCTACCTGAATGGCTGCTTTTGATGTGGTAAACCATTTCCTTGTGACGCGGATAAAAGTAATACTCGAAATAGCGTTTCATGGCATCAGGCAGCAAGATATCTTGGCCGACAAATTCGCGAAACACCCGCGCCGCTTGCTGTTGCCCTTGGGCAATATCTGGCAGCATGTGCAGCGGTTCGTTTTGCAAATTCAATACCCACACCATGCCTTTTTCGCATTCGCTATGGCGATTGCAGCGCCCGGCCGCTTGCGCAATGCTGTCCAGCCCTGCCAACGCGCGAATCACGCACGCAAAGGAAATATCGACCCCCGCCTCGATCAATTGCGTGCTGATACACACCACCGGCAGTCCCCTGTTCAAGCGTCTTTTGATCCATGCCAACAAGGCCTTGCGATGCGCCGGACATTGATGGGTGCTGAGATGGAATAGCGCTTCTTTGGGTACATTCTGCACTTGGCAATATTGATAAAGCCGTTGCGCCCAGCCTTTGGTATTGACGATAAACAAACAGCTGGATGTCTCCCGAAACTGTTCCAGCAAAAAATCGCCGACCTCCTCTACAGACCAACCACCTGGTTTTTCATTAAAACGAATAGAGGTTCTGGACAATGCATCAAACAAGTCTTTCTTGGCTTTCTCATTACCCATAATTTCCGCATGCTCGGCCAGCTGCAATAAGCCACGCTCCGCGACCTTATCACGAACATCCATCGGGAAATTATCAAGCGCTTGATTAGCCAACAAAGGCTGAGTGGCTGTGCACAATATCGCACTGGATTTGCCATATTGCGTGAGCCAGTTCAGCACATTGCAAAATAGATGCACGCATTTCACCGGCAAGGTTTGGATTTCATCAAAAATCAACACACTGTGCGTCATCGGGTGAATATGCCGTGCCCCGCGTGTACCGCCGCCGAACCAGGCATCAAGAAACTGCACCATGGTGGTAAAGACAATCGGCTTATCCCAGTTTTCAGACAGGAGCTTATTTTGCCAAGTTTGTTGTTCGGGATCGAGGTTGGAATGGTGTTCAAGCACCCATTTATCGCCCAGAATCTCGCGCACGGCTTTGGCATTCTGATCGATGATAGAGGTGTAGGGAATGATATAGATGATGCGGTCGAGATCATGCTTTTTTGCATGATGCAGCGCGTAACGCAGGCTTGCCAGCGTTTTGCCACCGCCCGTCGGTACAGTCAAGGTATAAATGCCTTGCGCATCTTCCGCCCTGTTCAGACAGGCAGCAGAAATATCGCGACGGATTTGATCAATCCGATAACGGATTTCAAACAGGGACAAATGCATTTCCAGCTTATCTATCGCTTCTTGCCAATCCGTCTTTTGCGTTAAACGCCGCAAGGATTTTTGATTTTCCCGCTCGAAATCTGAACTGTTAATGCGATCCGCATCAATCAGGCAACTAAAAAGGAAACGGGTAAAGCAGCCCAGGTAAAATTCCTTTACTTGATGACTGACTTCCGAATTTCTCAATACCGATTTAAGCAGCGGCAGCATTTGCGCCAGCAGGTCTTTATCCGCCAACGCATCCGCACGCTGCACTATGACAGTATCAGCATTGCGCTCGCACTCGCTCAAATGCGTTAACGCATCCTTCTTTTCCACCAGACGCTTTTCCCATACTGCTTCACCTTCTTCGGGATCCAAGCAATCAATCAATCCCGCGCCATGATGCGAGGCAATGCACAGCCCCAACATCTGCCCGCACAGCTCCGAACCCTTGTCCGCCAAAGCCTGCAAGCGCCGATACACCCATTGTGCTCCGGCGGTGGAGTGATCTACTTTCGTACCACCCGGCGTGCTTTCCTCTTCGTCAAAGTCTGGATTGATCAATCCGGCTGCATCGTGAATGTATTTCTGGAATTTTAGTGAATATTTGCCGAAGTCATGCATCAACCCCAGCAGTTCTCCCGATAAATTCAGGTCCAATTTACTGGCCAGTAACTTGGCAATCGCAGCGGTTTCTGTGAGATGAGTTTCAACAGATTGAGACTCGCTATCGGAATGACGGACATGGGCAATTTTCATCATCAGCCCCTGAAATTATTCACAGTTACATAAAATCAAACGCAATGAGAATGACAAATAAATTATACAGAAGCTATCTTCAGGAAGGTATAAAAAACATGCCAGCAGGAATTTGCCATTTACTCCCCTGACTGTAAAAACAAAATGAGCATCGAACACGCAAAGGAAGAACATTTCGCGGAAATTACGGCAGTGTGGGAAGATTCCGTCAGGGTTACCCATCATTTTCTGACCGGGGCCGACATCGAGGCCCTCCGCCCCCAAATCCGGGATGAATTTTTACGAACACATGGGCTTTGAAGTCTTTTCCAGATCCCGCTGGAAGCCCGGGGCCGCCCCTTCTCAATTCTGCACATGCGTCTGGTCGCCCGCTGATTTTTTGCCTATGCGGCAGGTTCAGAAGAGACTTGCAATTTTTGCACTCCCCGCTCTTGCATAATTTCCCCGCCACAGGCACCTCTCTTGCGGAAGCCGGATATCCGTGCGGCTGTCATCAACGATTTTTAGGAGATCTTTATGGAGCTGTACCCTTGGCACTGGCTGGTTCTGGGCATGCTGCTCATGATCGCGGAAATCTTCGTCCCAAGCTTCACCATCTTCTGGTTCGGACTGGGCGCGCTGGGCGTGGGCGGCCTGCTCTGGGCCATTCCATCCATGAGTCTGACCCTGCAACTGCTGCTCTGGACCATATTTTCCGCCCTGCTCACCGCCTTCTGGTTTCTGGTCATGAAGCCGCGCATGGTGGACAAGACCCGGGCCGGCATGTCCCGCGAAGCCCTGCTCGGCGAAGTGGGACAGGTCATCCGCGAGCCCGACGGAGAACGGCGCGGTCTGGTCCGTTTTTCCAAACCGCTTCTGGGTGCGGATGAATGGACCTTCATCTGCGACGATACCGTACACATAGGCGACCGCGTGCAGATCCGCGACGTGTCGGGAAACACGCTGGTCGTGGCCTTGAAAACCACCAAATAAGGAGCTGTCATGACTTCAGGACTTATCGTCGTCTTCATTCTGCTCGTGCTGGTCGTCGTCACCATCGGCATGGGCGTGCGCCTGGTGCCCCAGGGTTACAAGTTCGTGGTGCAGCGGCTGGGCAAATACCACTCCACCCTCGGCCCCGGCCTGAACATCATCATTCCGTACATGGACATCGTGTCCTACAAGGTGACCACCAAGGATATCGTGCTGGACATCCCCTCTCAGGACGTCATCACCCGCGACAACGCCGTCATCATCACCAACGCCGTGGCCTACATCAACATCGTGTCCCCGGAGAAAGCGGTGTACGGCGTGGAAGACTACCGCATCGCCATCCAGACCCTGGTCCAGACCTCTCTTCGCTCCATCATCGGCGAGATGGATCTGGACGACGCCCTGTCCTCGCGCGACATGATCAAGTCCAAGCTGAAGGAAGCCATTTCCGACGACATTTCGGACTGGGGCATCATGCTCAAGACCGTGGAAATCCAGGACATCAACCCGTCCCAGACCATGCAGCGGGCCATGGAAGAACAGGCCGCGGCCGAACGCGCCCGCCGGGCCACCGTAACCAGAGCCGAAGGTGAAAAAGCGGCAGCTATCCTGCAGGCCGACGGCCGTCTGGAAGCGTCGCGCCGTGACGCGGAAGCCAAGGTCGTGCTGGCCGAGGCCGACCAGGCCGCCATCGACAAAGTGGCCGAAGCCAGCCAGCGCGGTGAACTGCCTCTGGTGTTTCTGCTGGGCCAGCGCTACGTGGATTCCCTGCGCCAGATGGGCGAAGCCGAGAACTCCAAGGTCGTGGTTCTGCCCGCCGACCTGCCCGCCGCCGTACGGGGCATCATGGGCACCCTCGGCAAATAATCCCCGCCGCGGTCCGGTCCGCCGGGCCGTGGAACCCAGGAGACCCTCATGCGTGGAATACTGAGTACCCTGATTATTGTCGCAGTCATTGCCGGAGCGGGCTTTTTCTACGGCTACAACAGCCTGAACTCCAAGGAAGAAGGTGTATTTCAGGCCTGGGCCGATGTGGAATCCACCCTGCAACGCCGGGCGGATCTGATTCCGAATCTGGTGGAAAGCGTCAAAGGCTATGCCGCCCACGAGAAGGAACTCATCGAGTTTCTCGGCCGGGCGAGAGCCTCGGCCATGTCCGTGCAGATGAAACCCGGCGACCTGAGCAACGCCCAGGCCATGGAGCAGTTCGCGGCGGCCCAGGGAGAAGTTGGCGTGGCCCTGAGCCGGGCCATGATCACCGTCGAAAACTACCCGGATCTGAAGGCCAGCCAGAACTTTCTGCAATTGCAGCATCAGCTCGAAGGCACGGAAAACCGCATCAATGTGGCCCGCCAGCGCTACAACGACGCCGTCCGGACATTCAACACGGCTCTACGGAGGTATCCGGAAAAATGGTTCAACGAAAACTATTTCCAGCTGGAGCACAAAGAATACTTCAAGGCCGCCACATCGGCCAAGGAAGTTCCAAAAGTGTCTTTCACCTCCGAACAGTAGTTCTCTGTCTGTTCTTTTTTCTGTCCGCCCCGGTGCTTCAGGCTCTGGACGTGCCGCCGCTGACGGCCAGAGTCATGGACATGGCGGGCATTCTGTCGGCCAACACCACGCAAGAGCTGGAAACGCGCCTGCAACTTCTGGAGGCCGAAAACGGCACGCAGATTGCCGTGCTGACCATTGACTCTCTGGATGGAGAAAATCTGGAGGAGTACACCCTGCGGGTGGCCGAAACCTGGGGGCTGGGACAGCGCGGCATGGACAACGGCGCGCTTTTGCTCATCGCGGTCCAGGACCGGCAGATGCGTATCGAGGTCGGATACGGGCTTGAAGACCGGCTGACGGATCTGATGGCCGGACGGATCATCAACGAGCGCATCATTCCTTTTTTGCGAAAGGGAAATTTTAACGGCGGCGTGCGGGCCGGAGTTCAGGCCATGATCATCGCCGCGCGGGGAGAAGATCCCTTTACGGCCGCCAATACTCCGGACATCTCACCGCTGGCGGAAACGGCCGCATCAGAGCAGGAACAGCAGGATGAGATGGAAGATACGCTGGTAGAAGCCCTGCTCGGAGGATCGTTTCTGGCCGGCCTCCTCTTCAGAAGAATTCTTCTTTCCATGGCCGTGGGAGCAATCCTCGGCTTTATTTTCGGCTTGTTCATGCCGACAGAATATGCCTGGGCATCCTCCGCTATGGTTGGAGCCTTCTGCGCGCTGTTCGCTTCTGCAATCCGCAGGATGTTCTCGGGAGGTGACTTCAGCGGTGGAGGCGGATCCAGCGGCTCCAGTTCGAGCGGCTCCAGTTCGAGCGGCGGGTTCAGCGGCGGAGGCGGCGGTTTTGGCGGAGGCGGAGCCTCAGGGAGATGGTAGCCGCCCTCTTCCGGACAGTTTTTGAACCCTCTAGCGGTTCAGATATGCCCCCGGATCAATGAAGAATGCCTTTTGTATCCCCTTGCTTCCGGCAGGGCATGAGCCTGACCGGAAACGGCCGCACCAGCAGACCGGGAAGAATCCCGGCCCGCCGGCGATTTCGAAAAAGGTTTCGTAAGGAGACAGTCGATGAGCTTGGCGCTACTTGGTCATGCGCCCGAGCAGGAAGGCGATGATGGCCGTGGCTATCAGCAGGCCGACGACATAGTCCGTGTCCAGCGCGGCCTTCAGGGTGTCCGTGATGTGTACGAAGGTATCTTTGATGGGATAGCTGTCCGACATGATGGAGCCTCTCTAAGTTGGGTTGAATATCAGTTGCCGGCGGGCTCGACGTTGTCCCGGATCCAGAAAAGCAGATTGTATTTTTCGGCGAGTTCCTGCCGCAGTTCGTTCAGTACGGATTTGTCCATGTCTCTGATGCGGATGAAGACCTGCCGGTACCCTTCCTCGACCTGGTCGTAGGAGGTCAGGATGGAGATGACCCGGGCCTTGTACCCGCGCAGGCAGTCCAGAAGATTTTTCAGAGTGCCGCGTTCGTCGGCGAGCTTGAAGCCAAGCTGTATGCCGCCGTGGTAGACGCCAGTAATGCTCAGGAGCACCCGGTACACTTCGTTCTGGGTCATGATGCCGACCATATCGCCGCTGTCGTTCAGCACAGGAAGGCCGGAGACTTTTTTGTCGTGCATGATGGCCGCGCATTTGACTACCGTGTCCGTGTCTTTGATGGTCAGCGGATTTGAAGTCATGATGTTTTTGACCTTGATTTCAGACAGCAGGTAGTACAGCTCATGAACGTCCAGAGTGGTAGCCTTGGAGGGCGAAGCTTCCTTCACGTCGCGGTCGCTCAGTATTCCGACCAGCTTGCCCCTATCGTCGACCACCGGCAGACGGCGGATGTTCTTTTCCTTCATCAGTTTGGCCGCCCGCATCATGGAGGCTTCCGGATCCACCGTGATCACGTCCTTGGTCATCCAGTCCTTGATAATCATGTCGGTCCTCCTTGCGGCTGAGACAGAGCCTTCACCAACGAATCGGCCGCGCCCGGCTATATGGGGTCAGAAACACATAAGTTGCCCAGCTCATAGTGATTTTTCAGGCTTCCGTCAAAGTTCGGAGCACAATCCCCGGACATGTCGAATGAAGGTCAATCGTTTCCGGCGGGATGAAAAACGCGCGGAGCGGAAAAATATCCGGCGGGCCGGCAGTCGATCGGGATTCGTATTCCAGAGGATTCGGCCGCAGACGAAATGTGACTGGCGACATTTCTTGATGGAGGCGATTGTTGCCGATAAGGAAACGGTCCTCAGGCCCCGCCTTCCTGTTCCGGGAGACAGGTTCGCAGGAAAAGGCCGGGAGCAAGCTCCGGGTGATCGCAGCGCAGCATAAGACGCAAGCCGCTGTGAACCGCCTCCACTTCTGATCCGTTTTCTTTTTCCACGCCGTAGTCCGCACCGGAAAGCACGGGGCGGCGCAGGCCGGGCAGGATGATTTCCAGAGGCTGACGGGCCGTGAAACGATGCTTGATGTCCACGCTCCACAGGCCGGAGCCGAGAGGCTCCAGCAGCCGGGCCACGATGTGCTTCTTACGGTTGACTGGCAAAACGGCTTTCAGGATGGCGGGCCGGGGCGTGAAGAAGCCCGTGCTCAGGGGCCGGGTGGCCGTCTGCTGTAATTCTTCCAGATAGAGTCGGGGCCGGAAGGTACGCGCATCCAGGTCAGCCAGGGCTGCACGGTAAACATCCGTGACCTGGGCCAGATAGGACGCGGTTTTCATGCGCCCCTCAATCTTCAGGCTGTGTATGCCCGTCTGCCGGAACCAGCGCAGGTAGGGCGCCAGACACAAGTCTTCCGCGCCCATGATCCGGGTGTAGTCTCCATCCTCGAACATTTCCCACGAGGTTTGGCCGGGGCGCAGTTTTTCCTCCAGCCGCACGCCGGTGATCCTGTAGTCGAAACGGCAGGGGTGGGTGCACAGACCCTGGTTCGCCGGACGGGAGTTCAT
Above is a window of Desulfomicrobium orale DSM 12838 DNA encoding:
- the cas8c gene encoding type I-C CRISPR-associated protein Cas8c/Csd1, translating into MSWMQKLYRTYEAAEKNPDLLDLDKLAPLWHSPQTAHIQINLDGEGNFLSAKVLTDKPIVMLPVTESSEGRTSGLAPHALADSLQYIARDLGLTYSKEKVQEIEGENGKKKKVKIKKEDLIFNLYIEQLDKWCLDTFNPKVLAIQKYLHKGTVLGDLIKEKIIPTDENGNLLDNWIEKENKGRRRPELFNVLTKEQGRFEIRKALVIWSVEIPKDLVSATWENKSVQQDWGRYYQSTLDNQFCIITGNEKKTRESHPAKLTYTGDKAKLISSNDKEGYTYRGRFETANQASSISAEVSHKSHAALRWLIARQGFRNGDQVTVAWAIGAEPVPSPLQDNYGYLDDDADDGQSVETASDGKKSSKNWSENIGQTAAAIIKKKLHGYRAKLDEHQQVSLLMLDSATPGRMALTYYQEFLPADYFANLDAWVDDFSWYQRYSHEEKEGKKVAKRIVWPCLPPSPYAIYETIYGKSADKDGKIKRQLYARLLPVIAGGQTIPIPDDLVRQSFQVACQPSGYEHWEWERNIGVACALYKGWRARHHDLEKRRTYSMALDKENRSRDYLYGRLLAMAENIESYALYLAEEKRATTAERYMQRFAERPFTTWRHIELALKPYQDRLRSRGKDIGTQAIGEIMELFQNEDFICDDKLSGEFLLGYHCQKMELARQIAERKAAKQKKTETAE
- the cas5c gene encoding type I-C CRISPR-associated protein Cas5c codes for the protein MRNNQISFRVWGRQALFTDPVTKIGGEKFSYQVPTYEAIKGIVKSIYWKPTLIWHIDRIRVMKPIRTQSKSTKPLDWNGGNTLAIYTFLQDVEYQVEAHFEWNENWPELAQDRVVGKHMAIAKRMLERGGRQDIFLGTRDCQGYVEPCEFGSGEGAYDVEKLGEHHLDFGLMFHSFGYPEETGNHELVSRFWRAQMQNGEIVFPGVNDTEKLKTRLIRHMKPEKPFKRGENLKPVEAEAEELGL
- a CDS encoding CRISPR-associated helicase/endonuclease Cas3, with the translated sequence MMKIAHVRHSDSESQSVETHLTETAAIAKLLASKLDLNLSGELLGLMHDFGKYSLKFQKYIHDAAGLINPDFDEEESTPGGTKVDHSTAGAQWVYRRLQALADKGSELCGQMLGLCIASHHGAGLIDCLDPEEGEAVWEKRLVEKKDALTHLSECERNADTVIVQRADALADKDLLAQMLPLLKSVLRNSEVSHQVKEFYLGCFTRFLFSCLIDADRINSSDFERENQKSLRRLTQKTDWQEAIDKLEMHLSLFEIRYRIDQIRRDISAACLNRAEDAQGIYTLTVPTGGGKTLASLRYALHHAKKHDLDRIIYIIPYTSIIDQNAKAVREILGDKWVLEHHSNLDPEQQTWQNKLLSENWDKPIVFTTMVQFLDAWFGGGTRGARHIHPMTHSVLIFDEIQTLPVKCVHLFCNVLNWLTQYGKSSAILCTATQPLLANQALDNFPMDVRDKVAERGLLQLAEHAEIMGNEKAKKDLFDALSRTSIRFNEKPGGWSVEEVGDFLLEQFRETSSCLFIVNTKGWAQRLYQYCQVQNVPKEALFHLSTHQCPAHRKALLAWIKRRLNRGLPVVCISTQLIEAGVDISFACVIRALAGLDSIAQAAGRCNRHSECEKGMVWVLNLQNEPLHMLPDIAQGQQQAARVFREFVGQDILLPDAMKRYFEYYFYPRHKEMVYHIKSSHSGSLLDWLSDNHCNAYGEKNNVRRQEKQFPLLMQSFKSAGRAFQAIDAPTQALIVPYGCKGRRLIAKLCGEYEPKAFYDYLRQAQQYSVNVFPHVWRKLEEKGAIHPIADTGVYYLEQGYYLNQYGLSVDKVGMMECLNY
- a CDS encoding NfeD family protein encodes the protein MELYPWHWLVLGMLLMIAEIFVPSFTIFWFGLGALGVGGLLWAIPSMSLTLQLLLWTIFSALLTAFWFLVMKPRMVDKTRAGMSREALLGEVGQVIREPDGERRGLVRFSKPLLGADEWTFICDDTVHIGDRVQIRDVSGNTLVVALKTTK
- a CDS encoding SPFH domain-containing protein, which gives rise to MTSGLIVVFILLVLVVVTIGMGVRLVPQGYKFVVQRLGKYHSTLGPGLNIIIPYMDIVSYKVTTKDIVLDIPSQDVITRDNAVIITNAVAYINIVSPEKAVYGVEDYRIAIQTLVQTSLRSIIGEMDLDDALSSRDMIKSKLKEAISDDISDWGIMLKTVEIQDINPSQTMQRAMEEQAAAERARRATVTRAEGEKAAAILQADGRLEASRRDAEAKVVLAEADQAAIDKVAEASQRGELPLVFLLGQRYVDSLRQMGEAENSKVVVLPADLPAAVRGIMGTLGK
- a CDS encoding LemA family protein produces the protein MRGILSTLIIVAVIAGAGFFYGYNSLNSKEEGVFQAWADVESTLQRRADLIPNLVESVKGYAAHEKELIEFLGRARASAMSVQMKPGDLSNAQAMEQFAAAQGEVGVALSRAMITVENYPDLKASQNFLQLQHQLEGTENRINVARQRYNDAVRTFNTALRRYPEKWFNENYFQLEHKEYFKAATSAKEVPKVSFTSEQ
- a CDS encoding TPM domain-containing protein, producing MPPLTARVMDMAGILSANTTQELETRLQLLEAENGTQIAVLTIDSLDGENLEEYTLRVAETWGLGQRGMDNGALLLIAVQDRQMRIEVGYGLEDRLTDLMAGRIINERIIPFLRKGNFNGGVRAGVQAMIIAARGEDPFTAANTPDISPLAETAASEQEQQDEMEDTLVEALLGGSFLAGLLFRRILLSMAVGAILGFIFGLFMPTEYAWASSAMVGAFCALFASAIRRMFSGGDFSGGGGSSGSSSSGSSSSGGFSGGGGGFGGGGASGRW
- a CDS encoding CBS and ACT domain-containing protein, with translation MIIKDWMTKDVITVDPEASMMRAAKLMKEKNIRRLPVVDDRGKLVGILSDRDVKEASPSKATTLDVHELYYLLSEIKVKNIMTSNPLTIKDTDTVVKCAAIMHDKKVSGLPVLNDSGDMVGIMTQNEVYRVLLSITGVYHGGIQLGFKLADERGTLKNLLDCLRGYKARVISILTSYDQVEEGYRQVFIRIRDMDKSVLNELRQELAEKYNLLFWIRDNVEPAGN
- a CDS encoding peptidase U32 family protein, which codes for MSMPELLVPAADPEKLDTALTYGADAVYLGGEGLNLRAKSGGFSFPELRRAVTRAHDRQVKVYFTLNLLAWEEHLAPAEEYLEQAADSGVDGIIIADPGILDMARRRVPDISVHLSTQANTSNSAAARFWRDQGVRRVNLARELGAGRIRAIAESVSGLELEVFVHGAMCMAISGRCLLSAHMNSRPANQGLCTHPCRFDYRITGVRLEEKLRPGQTSWEMFEDGDYTRIMGAEDLCLAPYLRWFRQTGIHSLKIEGRMKTASYLAQVTDVYRAALADLDARTFRPRLYLEELQQTATRPLSTGFFTPRPAILKAVLPVNRKKHIVARLLEPLGSGLWSVDIKHRFTARQPLEIILPGLRRPVLSGADYGVEKENGSEVEAVHSGLRLMLRCDHPELAPGLFLRTCLPEQEGGA